A portion of the Naumovozyma castellii chromosome 2, complete genome genome contains these proteins:
- the NCAS0B06370 gene encoding putative metalloendopeptidase (ancestral locus Anc_2.263) produces MEFFNLNQNEQVVSPCLIIHGKLTKASTGSQSIQVQHPQLPPLTFPINADFFKATIILTPGENKLTFITDKNVSQVISCYYTPLFQNIPIHLCLILAKDSPLKFDSPAQQIQREKGNDLYLAIKKLRIAGRLMQAFTNEQMLRNGFGHRTFNFAEEYTMDTEFVNSPLKKLPMRNNIKIHLVRSEKTTDEIRSYDVAQQNKAAKDSGGLFGIAMDALKKYGGLFVNIQRPVQAACIYLDAHWDGKLITGHAALGGGNDDIKLAIFGSHGMYSWPSSMEQVVPYFLDATKASTKEVANDNGECGSYWECLAVTMGAFWHEMGHLLGSPHQENGVMLRDYTRLNRSFLTKESYCIRTNSNGAAVPIYPKEECTWHRLDLLRYLYHPSFTKPEDYSDPTFMRPGKLGDYGVKQPSFYPLGNETCHLVSQSGIYLIEIVCGDLARGYIEYLPVSLGGPGPQKDIILSLNDLRARIPPDKIPEFGNSFKLKVLSVNGPQSCYDNFPSLLKVKPIPMEKYGFAPGVTGLKSHVVGRLEGGKETGIIGIKIKDVIALRVYHGNALDGLRFYFKDSTSKDNVPDVPSRNYVNRLTQSFKENVSLSDKHPNVLFGKETSSYSDIILEPGEYISGFNVRGGWWVDAIQVATNHGRMTDMLGNKNGGGLGDLLPPDGQYILGIYGSIGQWVNGIGIVYGSL; encoded by the coding sequence ATGGAGTTCTTTAATCTTAACCAGAACGAGCAAGTGGTATCTCCTTGTCTGATTATTCACGGGAAGTTAACAAAGGCTTCTACTGGATCTCAATCCATACAGGTACAACACCCTCAATTGCCTCCTTTGACCTTCCCAATTAATGCAGATTTCTTTAAGGCTACAATTATTTTGACTCCTGGGGAAAACAAATTGACATTTATTACTGATAAGAATGTTTCTCAAGTGATTAGCTGCTATTACACACCCTTATTTCAAAACATACCTATTCATTTATGTCTAATCTTGGCAAAGGATTCacctttgaaatttgattcACCAGCACAACAAATACAAAGGGAGAAAGGCAACGACCTGTATCTGGCTATTAAGAAATTGAGAATTGCTGGTAGGTTGATGCAAGCTTTTACCAATGAGCAAATGTTGCGTAATGGATTCGGCCATAGAACATTTAACTTCGCAGAAGAATATACAATGGACACTGAATTTGTAAATAGTCCCTTAAAAAAGCTTCCAATGAggaataatattaaaattcaCCTAGTTAGAAGTGAAAAGACCACAGATGAAATTAGATCTTATGATGTGGctcaacaaaataaagCCGCCAAGGATTCAGGTGGGCTATTTGGAATCGCTATGGACgcattaaagaaatatggaGGCCTCTTTGTTAACATCCAAAGACCTGTGCAAGCCGCATGTATTTACCTGGATGCTCATTGGGATGGTAAGCTTATTACTGGACATGCTGCTCTTGGTGGAGGAAACGATGATATTAAGCTAGCCATATTTGGTTCCCATGGGATGTATTCTTGGCCCAGTTCAATGGAACAAGTCGTACCATACTTTTTGGATGCGACGAAGGCGTCCACGAAAGAAGTGGCCAATGACAACGGTGAGTGTGGTTCCTACTGGGAATGTCTGGCAGTTACCATGGGTGCCTTTTGGCATGAAATGGGCCATTTGTTGGGCTCACCTCACCAAGAGAATGGTGTCATGTTGAGAGATTATACAAGGTTGAATAGATCTTTTCTAACAAAGGAATCGTACTGTATAAGAACTAATTCTAATGGAGCTGCAGTACCCATTTATCCAAAGGAGGAATGCACTTGGCATCGTCTAGATTTATTAAGGTATTTGTATCACCCATCTTTTACCAAACCTGAGGACTACTCTGATCCTACTTTTATGAGACCTGGCAAACTGGGGGATTATGGTGTCAAACAACCTTCATTCTACCCGCTTGGTAATGAAACGTGCCACCTCGTTTCACAATCAGGAATATATCTCATTGAAATCGTCTGCGGTGACTTAGCAAGGGGATACATCGAATATTTACCAGTCTCACTAGGTGGCCCAGGACCACAAAAGGATATCATTTTGTCATTAAATGACTTGCGTGCTAGAATCCCTCCAGATAAGATTCCTGAATTCGGTAATTCATTCAAACTGAAGGTCTTATCAGTGAATGGTCCACAGTCATGTTATGATAATTTcccatcattattaaaggTTAAACCTATTCCTATGGAAAAGTATGGGTTCGCACCTGGTGTTACAGGTCTTAAGTCCCATGTTGTGGGAAGACTGGAAGGTGGTAAAGAAACtggaattattggaataaaAATTAAGGATGTAATCGCATTAAGAGTTTACCATGGAAATGCCTTAGACGGGTTAAGGttttattttaaagatTCAACTAGTAAAGATAATGTACCTGATGTTCCTTCGAGAAACTACGTTAATAGGTTGACTCaatcatttaaagaaaatgtgTCCCTTTCTGATAAACATCCCAATGTTCTATTCGGAAAGGAAACTTCAAGTTACAGTGATATAATTTTAGAACCGGGCGAATATATTAGTGGTTTCAATGTCAGAGGTGGATGGTGGGTGGATGCTATTCAAGTGGCCACAAATCATGGCCGCATGACAGATATGCTAGGTAATAAAAATGGGGGTGGATTAGGTGATTTATTACCACCAGATGGTCAATATATCCTAGGTATATATGGTAGTATCGGCCAGTGGGTCAACGGGATTGGTATTGTCTATGGATCTTTATAA
- the SEC24 gene encoding COPII subunit SEC24 (ancestral locus Anc_2.262), producing MSNPSRPKKRVYPTAQYVAPSSPSMPFQGGAFSGQTMQSQVSGSASPYMAPSGQFTQPMNASDAQNQPQFMTPAQQQLKQQISQATTSMNDMHLHNVPVIDPNAYYQPNNGNNIQPTGENKPSLTPGRPTNNLYPVDILTELPPKINDLNLLPPPILLEPEISTKFSESVYASPDYIRSTLNAVPQSNALLKKSKLPFALIIKPFKHLHDMNAPLPCNEDEFVIRCRRCRGYLNPFVKILQVESKWRCNFCGCINGFPDGSEHFQLPNLYNRNELTYSSMDFLPSSSYSQQVKEEPPAVYTFVIDVSINTIKNGYLFSVANALVNSLDLIPNHDNKTLISLICADSSLHYFSVPLDTEDGPKESSMFDISDLDEPFLPTSNSLLVSLSQCRNNLEHLLLKIPEIFKSTTIQSFALGPALQNASELVKDKGGKVIVCSSTLPNMGIGKLNPRDERGISNTSKESKDLLSCQDAFYRSFTVECNKLQITIDLFIASGNYMDIATLSNLSKYTGGQTHFYPQFLGSVAADFTKFSKEFSRHLSMDLSFRTVMRPRCSIGLRIEDSYGHLFNRSTDLCSFPAMPRDQSYVVELSIEDKLTADYCYAQIAFLYSTGTGKRKIRVLTLALPTTTILHNVFASADQLAIATYFARIATEKVMKNSFDHARSFLNTSLEEILINYRKEIVVENNAGGVTLRFSTNLKMLPLLVHMLLKNIAFRKGVIPSDLRAIALNNMESLPLKYLIKNAYPTVYSLHDIPDEAGLPDENGVIVMPPPMNDTISSFEKYGLYLINTPNELILWVGGNAIPELVSDVFGLQDVFQVPNGKNELPELPESEFNQRLRSIIENIRANDDEQITYQTLYIVRGNSQNEPANSSQNKEIVPLRNWAVSFLVEDNVVGCESYREFLQNLKTRLNK from the coding sequence ATGTCGAATCCTTCTCGTCCTAAAAAGCGTGTATATCCTACGGCTCAGTACGTAGCGCCTTCTAGCCCCAGCATGCCATTCCAAGGAGGTGCATTTAGTGGACAAACCATGCAATCTCAGGTTTCTGGTAGTGCTTCACCATATATGGCACCTTCAGGTCAATTTACTCAACCAATGAATGCATCAGACGCTCAAAATCAGCCTCAGTTTATGACTCCAgctcaacaacaattgaaacaacaaataaGTCAAGCAACCACTTCTATGAATGATATGCACTTACACAATGTTCCTGTTATTGACCCAAATGCATATTACCAACCAAATAACGGGAACAATATTCAACCCACTGGAGAAAATAAACCATCGTTGACACCTGGCAGACCAACAAATAATCTGTATCCAGTCGATATATTGACTGAATTGCCACCAAAGATTAATGATTTAAACCTGCTTCCGCCTCCAATTTTACTAGAACCAGAAATTTCAACTAAATTCTCGGAATCCGTATATGCGTCCCCAGATTATATTAGATCCACTTTGAATGCAGTCCCTCAATCAAATGctcttttgaagaaatcgaAATTGCCGTTTGCGCTAATAATTAAACCTTTTAAACACCTACATGATATGAATGCTCCATTGCCTTGTAATGAGGATGAATTTGTTATTCGTTGCCGCCGTTGTCGTGGATATTTGAATCCCTTTGTTAAGATCCTACAAGTGGAAAGTAAATGGAGATGTAACTTTTGTGGATGTATTAATGGATTTCCGGACGGATCTGAGCATTTTCAACTTCCTAATTTATATAATCGAAACGAACTGACTTATTCTTCCATGGACTTTCTTCCTTCGTCCAGTTACTCTCAACAAGTGAAGGAAGAACCTCCGGCTGTTTACACTTTTGTTATTGATGTCTCAATTAACACCATTAAGAACGGATATTTGTTTTCTGTTGCCAATGCGTTAGTAAATTCTTTGGATCTCATTCCAAATCATGATAACAAAACTTTGATTTCTCTTATTTGTGCTGATAGCTCTTTGCATTATTTTTCAGTACCATTGGATACAGAAGATGGGCCCAAGGAAAGTTCCATGTTTGATATTTCTGATTTAGATGAACCATTCTTACCtacttcaaattctttattagtTTCATTATCTCAATGTAGAAACAACTTGGAACATTTACTGTTAAAAATACCTGAGATTTTCAAGAGCACTACAATTCAAAGTTTTGCCCTTGGCCCTGCTTTGCAGAATGCTTCTGAATTAGTTAAAGATAAAGGAGGTAAAGTAATTGTATGCTCATCTACTCTACCAAATATGGGTATTGGGAAGTTGAACCCAAGGGATGAAAGGGGGATATCAAACACTTCAAAGGAATCCAAGGACTTACTTTCGTGTCAAGATGCTTTCTATAGGAGTTTTACAGTGGAATGTAACAAATTACAAATTACAATTGATCTGTTCATTGCATCTGGTAATTATATGGATATTGCAACATTATCCAATTTGTCCAAGTATACAGGGGGTCAAACTCATTTCTATCCTCAGTTTCTTGGTTCAGTAGCCGCTGATTTCACCAAGTTCTCAAAGGAATTTTCGAGGCATTTATCCATGGATCTTTCATTCAGAACGGTAATGAGACCTCGTTGCTCTATTGGGTTAAGGATAGAGGATTCGTATGGTCATCTCTTCAACAGGTCGACAGATTTATGCTCTTTCCCTGCCATGCCAAGGGATCAATCCTACGTTGTTGAATTGTCTATAGAGGATAAGCTGACAGCGGACTATTGCTACGCTCAAATTGCATTTTTATATAGTACTGGTACAGGAAAACGTAAGATCCGTGTGCTGACCTTGGCATTACCAACCACCACGATTCTACATAATGTCTTTGCATCAGCAGATCAATTGGCAATTGCGACCTATTTTGCTAGAATTGCTACTGAAAAggtaatgaagaattcCTTTGATCATGCAAGATCATTCTTGAATACatcattggaagaaataCTGATAAATTACAGGAaagaaattgttgttgagaATAATGCAGGTGGTGTTACTCTTAGATTTTCAACTAACTTGAAGATGCTTCCCCTATTAGTTCATATgctattgaaaaatatagCATTTAGGAAGGGTGTGATACCAAGTGATCTTAGAGCCATAGCATTAAATAACATGGAATCCTTGcctttgaaatatttgataaagaatGCGTACCCAACAGTTTATTCGTTGCATGATATTCCCGATGAGGCAGGTTTACCCGATGAAAATGGTGTCATTGTGATGCCACCACCAATGAATGATACAATCtcatcatttgaaaaatatgggTTGTATTTGATCAACACACCAAACGAACTAATATTGTGGGTGGGTGGTAATGCCATCCCTGAATTGGTTTCAGATGTATTTGGATTGCAAGATGTTTTCCAGGTTCCCAATGggaaaaatgaattaccTGAATTACCTGAATCTGAATTCAATCAAAGATTGAGAAGTATAATTGAGAATATCAGAgctaatgatgatgaacaaATCACCTACCAAACTCTGTATATTGTCAGAGGTAACTCTCAAAATGAACCAGCAAATTCATCTCAAAACAAGGAAATTGTACCTTTAAGAAATTGGGCTGTAAGTTTTTTGGTGGAGGACAATGTCGTGGGTTGCGAATCATATCGTGAATTccttcaaaatttgaaaacaagACTTAACAAATGA
- the HPM1 gene encoding protein-histidine N-methyltransferase (ancestral locus Anc_2.259): MSFSFGFTSNDFSDDELSDNGIVNDSNIKAENLENPLDSQHLLLPDVIQAQMEDLSAMLRSLKDVRLTFEKFVTPETSYPLYRRELFDVKHQLMMESDDNSASMIAELNHILIGDTSEDLRKNVYEGGLKSWECSVDLVDLLNNQTYQLDQFDTYLELGCGTSLPSEYILSKLLLTKAQNKTLILSDYNTSVMRLVSLPNMIITWAKYALDDKLFAELQRSEDPSVPIVDDELLLTSAILDAFYEDLKQRNLNIQLISGSWGRKFTNILHSIIPAGNNILVLTSETIYQPDNLPVVAETLLDLKLSYSNVLVKQFLAAKDIYFGVGGSIVEFERYLKEKIKEGNLPVTCKTFKINTGLKRSIIYIE; encoded by the coding sequence ATGTCTTTCTCATTTGGATTCACATCCAATGATTTTAGTGATGATGAACTCTCTGATAATGGAATTGTTAATGACTCCAATATTAAAGCTGAAAATCTAGAGAATCCGTTAGATTCACAACATTTATTACTTCCTGATGTCATTCAAGCTCAAATGGAAGATCTTTCCGCAATGTTAAGATCTTTGAAAGATGTTAGGTTgacatttgaaaaatttgttacTCCAGAGACCTCATATCCATTGTACAGAAGAGAATTATTCGATGTCAAACATCAGCTAATGATGGAATCAGATGACAATTCTGCTTCCATGATAGCAGAATTGAATCATATCCTTATTGGTGACACATCTGAGGATTTAAGGAAGAATGTTTACGAAGGTGGGTTGAAATCATGGGAATGTTCTGTCGATTTGGTAGATCTTTTAAATAACCAAACCTATCAATTGGATCAGTTCGATACATACTTAGAGTTGGGATGCGGTACCTCTTTGCCAAGTGAATATATTCTCTCCAAGCTTTTATTAACAAAGGCGCAAAATAAAACGTTAATCCTATCCGATTATAATACAAGTGTTATGAGGCTTGTCAGTTTACCAAATATGATAATAACATGGGCTAAATACGCCCTGGATGATAAACTCTTCGCTGAGCTGCAAAGAAGTGAGGACCCAAGTGTCCCGATAGTAGATGACGAATTACTTCTCACTTCAGCAATATTAGATGCATTTTATGAGGATTTGaagcaaagaaatttgaatattcaattgataTCTGGCTCATGGGGTagaaaatttacaaatatACTGCATTCTATTATTCCAGCTGGTAACAACATTTTAGTACTCACTTCGGAAACTATTTACCAACCAGATAACCTACCAGTCGTTGCTGAAACTTTGTTAGATCTGAAGTTATCATACAGCAACGTATTAGTCAAACAGTTTTTGGCAGCTAAAGATATATATTTTGGTGTTGGTGGGAGTATTGTTGAGTTTGAAAGGtatttaaaagaaaaaataaaagaaggaaatttaCCAGTAACATGCAAGAcattcaaaatcaatacTGGCCTCAAACGATCCATTATTTATATAGAATAA
- the COX5B gene encoding cytochrome c oxidase subunit Vb (ancestral locus Anc_2.258), with the protein MDINKRWETMPNTEQEELVAKLTERQKLPWKELTQNEKQAAWYISYGEWGPRRPVHAKGDQAFIAKGVALGLVLSLGFFFFVRQFAEDDPKTMNKEWQMKSDEYLKSKNANPWGGYSQVQSK; encoded by the coding sequence ATGGATATTAATAAGAGATGGGAAACTATGCCAAATacagaacaagaagaacttGTTGCAAAATTAACGGAACGTCAAAAATTACCATGGAAGGAATTGACCCAAAATGAGAAACAAGCAGCATGGTATATCTCATACGGTGAATGGGGACCAAGAAGGCCTGTTCATGCTAAGGGTGACCAAGCTTTCATCGCCAAGGGTGTTGCTCTTGGTTTAGTTCTCAGCTTaggtttctttttctttgtaaGACAGTTTGCAGAAGACGATCCAAAGACTATGAACAAGGAATGGCAAATGAAGTCagatgaatatttgaagtCTAAGAATGCTAATCCATGGGGTGGATACTCTCAAGTACAatccaaataa